One Kitasatospora sp. NBC_01287 DNA window includes the following coding sequences:
- a CDS encoding serine hydrolase domain-containing protein, producing the protein MVEIWGETADGYEPVRAAFERNFQDYGELGAAFALYVRGRKVVDLWGGDARPEVGGRPAPAVAWTADTAQVLRSVTKGCTAATALLLAQRGQLDLDAPVAEYWPEFKAAGKERIQVRWLLSHRAGLPALDVPLRVEDVLAWEPAVAAVAAQAPAWEPGSAHGYHPYTFGWLVGEVVRRVSGRTVGRYFAEEIAQPLGLDLWIGLPTGAAPRVGRLVDLPAPPAAAPAGGLRLRPKRSVTEAYQDQASLTARAFGVVRPALDLNDPAAQAAEIPGANGIGTARSVARFYAALIGAADRHSGPPGQPLPALFTAGTLAEAVGSASDGPDRVLIVNSRFGHGYFRHSSTSPMSSPAAFGHPGRGGALGFADPELGIGFGYVTCGMQPGVTGDIRSRGLIAAVRGCLGVNRG; encoded by the coding sequence GTGGTGGAGATCTGGGGCGAGACGGCCGATGGCTACGAGCCGGTGCGGGCGGCCTTCGAGCGCAACTTCCAGGACTACGGCGAGCTCGGCGCGGCCTTCGCGCTCTACGTGCGCGGCCGCAAGGTGGTGGACCTGTGGGGCGGGGACGCACGCCCCGAGGTCGGCGGGCGCCCGGCGCCGGCGGTGGCCTGGACGGCGGACACCGCTCAGGTGCTGCGCTCGGTGACCAAGGGCTGCACGGCGGCCACCGCGCTGCTGCTCGCCCAGCGCGGGCAACTCGACCTGGACGCGCCCGTGGCCGAGTACTGGCCCGAGTTCAAGGCGGCGGGCAAGGAGCGGATCCAGGTGCGCTGGCTGCTCTCGCACCGGGCCGGGCTGCCGGCCCTGGACGTGCCGCTGCGGGTGGAGGACGTGCTGGCCTGGGAGCCCGCGGTGGCCGCGGTCGCCGCGCAGGCGCCCGCCTGGGAGCCGGGCAGCGCGCACGGCTACCACCCGTACACCTTCGGCTGGCTGGTCGGCGAGGTGGTGCGGCGGGTGAGCGGGCGCACGGTGGGCCGCTACTTCGCCGAGGAGATCGCCCAGCCGCTCGGCCTGGACCTGTGGATCGGGCTGCCCACCGGGGCCGCGCCGCGGGTCGGCCGGCTGGTGGACCTGCCCGCGCCCCCGGCCGCCGCCCCGGCCGGCGGGCTACGGCTGCGGCCCAAGCGCTCGGTCACCGAGGCCTACCAGGACCAGGCCTCGCTGACCGCGCGCGCCTTCGGCGTGGTGCGCCCGGCGCTGGACCTGAACGACCCGGCCGCGCAGGCCGCCGAGATCCCCGGCGCCAACGGGATCGGCACGGCCCGATCGGTGGCCCGCTTCTACGCGGCGCTGATCGGCGCCGCCGACCGGCACAGCGGCCCGCCCGGGCAGCCGCTGCCGGCCCTCTTCACGGCCGGGACGCTGGCCGAGGCGGTCGGCTCCGCCTCGGACGGCCCCGACCGGGTACTGATCGTCAACTCGCGCTTCGGGCACGGCTACTTCCGGCACAGCTCGACCTCGCCGATGTCCTCGCCGGCGGCTTTCGGGCACCCCGGGCGCGGCGGCGCGCTGGGCTTCGCCGACCCCGAGCTGGGGATCGGCTTCGGCTACGTCACCTGCGGCATGCAGCCGGGGGTGACCGGGGACATCCGCTCCCGGGGGCTGATCGCCGCGGTCCGCGGCTGCCTGGGAGTGAACCGGGGGTGA
- a CDS encoding DUF779 domain-containing protein — protein MPRVAVTAAAAELLRDLAAEHGPLMFHQSGGCCDGSAPMCYPAGEFLTSAGDVRLGELAVAGLAEPVAVWMARDQFAYWSHTHLTIDVVPGRGSGFSLESPTGQRFLTRSRLLTDAEAAEAAEVAAVAQAAAATEEAAEADQAR, from the coding sequence ATGCCCAGGGTCGCGGTGACCGCGGCGGCGGCCGAGCTGCTGCGCGACTTGGCAGCCGAGCACGGTCCGCTGATGTTCCATCAGTCGGGCGGCTGCTGCGACGGCTCGGCGCCGATGTGCTACCCCGCCGGGGAGTTCCTCACCTCGGCGGGCGACGTGCGGCTCGGTGAACTGGCCGTGGCCGGGCTCGCCGAGCCGGTCGCGGTCTGGATGGCGCGCGACCAGTTCGCCTACTGGTCGCACACCCACCTGACCATCGACGTGGTGCCCGGCCGGGGCAGCGGCTTCTCGCTGGAGTCGCCGACCGGGCAGCGCTTCCTGACCCGCTCGCGACTGCTCACCGACGCCGAGGCGGCGGAGGCGGCGGAGGTGGCCGCAGTGGCGCAGGCCGCGGCGGCAACTGAGGAGGCGGCTGAGGCGGACCAGGCCAGGTGA
- a CDS encoding aldehyde dehydrogenase family protein, with the protein MTIYQPPTSFKSRYENWIGGAWVPPVRGQYFENPTPVTGQVFCEVARSTAADIELALDAAHAAAPAFGRTSPAERAQLLNAIADRMAANLELLAVAESWENGKPVREALAADIPLAIDHLRYFAGAIRAQEGGLSQIDEDTVAYHFHEPLGVVGQIIPWNFPILMAIWKLAPALAAGNAVVLKPAEQTPASILVLIELIADLLPPGVVNVVSGFGVEAGKPLASSSRIRKIAFTGETTTGRLIMQYASANLIPVSLELGGKSPNLFFADVAAERDAFYDKALEGFAMFALNQGEVCTCPSRALIQSSIYDRFLGDGLERVRAIKQGNPLDTETMVGAQASNDQLEKILSYIDIGQAEGAKVLAGGERVDLGGELAGGYYVAPTVFEGDNGMRIFQEEIFGPVVAVTRFDGFEDAIEIANDTLYGLGAGVWSRDGSTAYRAGRAIQAGRVWTNAYHLYPAHAAFGGYKNSGIGRENHQMMLEHYQQTKNLLVSYSPQALGFF; encoded by the coding sequence TTGACGATCTACCAGCCTCCCACCAGCTTCAAGTCCCGCTACGAGAACTGGATCGGCGGCGCCTGGGTGCCGCCGGTCCGGGGCCAGTACTTCGAGAACCCGACCCCGGTCACCGGCCAGGTCTTCTGCGAGGTCGCCCGCTCCACCGCCGCCGACATCGAGCTGGCTCTGGACGCGGCGCACGCCGCCGCGCCCGCCTTCGGCCGCACCTCCCCCGCCGAGCGCGCCCAGTTGCTCAACGCGATAGCCGACCGGATGGCCGCCAACCTCGAACTCCTCGCGGTCGCCGAGAGCTGGGAGAACGGCAAGCCGGTGCGCGAGGCACTGGCCGCGGACATCCCGCTGGCCATCGACCACCTGCGGTACTTCGCGGGCGCGATCCGGGCCCAGGAGGGCGGCCTCTCGCAGATCGACGAGGACACCGTCGCCTACCACTTCCACGAGCCGCTGGGCGTGGTCGGCCAGATCATCCCGTGGAACTTCCCGATCCTGATGGCGATCTGGAAGCTGGCCCCGGCGCTGGCGGCCGGCAACGCGGTGGTGCTCAAGCCCGCCGAGCAGACCCCGGCCTCGATCCTGGTGCTGATCGAGCTGATCGCCGACCTGCTGCCGCCCGGCGTGGTCAACGTGGTCAGCGGCTTCGGCGTGGAGGCGGGCAAGCCGCTGGCCTCCAGCAGCCGGATCCGCAAGATCGCCTTCACCGGCGAGACCACCACCGGCCGCCTGATCATGCAGTACGCCAGCGCCAACCTGATCCCGGTCAGCCTGGAGCTGGGCGGCAAGAGCCCCAACCTCTTCTTCGCCGACGTGGCGGCCGAGCGGGACGCCTTCTACGACAAGGCACTCGAGGGCTTCGCCATGTTCGCCCTGAACCAGGGCGAGGTCTGCACCTGTCCCAGCCGGGCGCTGATCCAGTCCTCGATCTACGACCGCTTCCTGGGCGACGGCCTGGAGCGGGTGCGCGCGATCAAGCAGGGCAACCCGCTGGACACCGAGACCATGGTGGGCGCGCAGGCCAGCAACGACCAGTTGGAGAAGATCCTCTCCTACATCGACATCGGCCAGGCCGAGGGTGCCAAGGTGCTGGCCGGCGGCGAGCGGGTGGACCTGGGCGGCGAGTTGGCCGGCGGCTACTACGTGGCGCCGACCGTCTTCGAGGGCGACAACGGGATGCGGATCTTCCAGGAGGAGATCTTCGGCCCGGTCGTCGCGGTGACCCGGTTCGACGGCTTCGAGGACGCGATCGAGATCGCCAACGACACGCTCTACGGGCTGGGCGCGGGCGTCTGGAGCCGGGACGGCTCGACCGCCTACCGGGCCGGGCGGGCGATCCAGGCGGGCCGGGTGTGGACGAACGCCTACCACCTGTACCCGGCCCACGCGGCCTTCGGCGGCTACAAGAACTCCGGCATCGGCCGGGAGAATCACCAGATGATGCTGGAGCACTACCAGCAGACCAAGAACCTGCTGGTCAGCTACTCGCCGCAGGCGCTGGGGTTCTTCTGA
- a CDS encoding AAA family ATPase — translation MTERASGPASGPESGQESRQESGPGADETPELPRLYERESAIGAARTAIDSLCRDFAAGGYQLGSVLLYSGTAGLGKTSMLQQVRKLAGTRGLTVLNGRAGEQRVNEPFYLLRQLLRPELLRLSGEEQRALLGDWWPVAGPAIGLLPPGGKAPDPQSVRDGLDYVVTQLAIRKAPLVMLVDDLQWADHESLSWLESFAKSCPELPVLLAIAWRSNELPEQAQAFRTLVAANAHRHLEFKGLQPAPVEKLVREVFPETAEDSFCRQVWAVTNGNPFLVNALLAKVRESGIDPVHENVPLLHDLAAEAQGMDREYWLTKLTVNTFNFAQAAALLGTQIAIPVATRITGLAPSAAAEAIAELRRHQVLNGPAEGPLEFVHPLLATALYKSIRPGMRTAMHGKAAVELENAGRPLVESSRHLLETHAEGDPEVVAKLRRAADEHLAVGAPEAAVRCLDRALAEPPEDEDRAEVIYELGCATLLTDPVSTVNQLRLALDTKGLRADLRVDATFRLSEVLAHSGRLVEAAEVTLAEAERTPPGPGRTRLQVAHFIWAAFQREEDDGPGRSARLAALCAELPGDDVYARAARALLAWDLTLRGESAAEALVLVDSVLTPEGRLSEGLEWTSTMWGLELPGIIGLTYVYADRLDRAEKLFEEAIMTFEVAGWGGGHLGFAHFLMGLAQFRRGALAEAEELLRKALRVAKGLGPGLPLQWDAVGVLADTLLARGRTEEAWKLATDYAFAPPYHPTAMVLPDAATLYGKLLLARQDHEGAAEVFTEVGGRLAERGWHNTIWAPWLGNLALAVLPADPERARELADEGLARAQAFGAASAVGTALRISAAVVEGQLAVERLREAARQLGRSPVGYEQAQVLVELGAALRKAGRLAEATEQLHQGMELAVECSADGLMVRAREELKASGLRPIRLRSTGQDALSKVEWRVAELTVAGLSEAVIADRLHVDVSLIERRLAAVLRKTGSTPEGLGAALGLPGERPETS, via the coding sequence GTGACCGAACGGGCGAGCGGGCCGGCGAGCGGGCCGGAGAGCGGGCAGGAGAGCCGGCAGGAGAGCGGGCCGGGAGCGGACGAGACCCCGGAGCTCCCGCGACTCTACGAGCGGGAGAGCGCGATCGGCGCCGCCAGGACGGCGATCGACTCCCTGTGCCGGGACTTCGCGGCCGGCGGGTACCAGCTCGGCTCGGTGCTGCTCTACAGCGGCACCGCCGGCCTCGGCAAGACCAGCATGCTCCAGCAGGTACGGAAGCTCGCGGGGACGCGGGGCCTGACCGTGCTCAACGGCCGGGCCGGCGAGCAGCGCGTCAACGAGCCGTTCTACCTGCTGCGCCAGTTGCTGCGGCCCGAGCTGCTGCGGCTGAGCGGCGAGGAGCAGCGGGCACTGCTCGGCGACTGGTGGCCCGTGGCCGGCCCCGCGATCGGCCTGCTGCCGCCCGGCGGCAAGGCGCCGGACCCGCAGAGCGTGCGTGACGGCCTCGACTACGTGGTCACCCAACTGGCCATCCGCAAGGCCCCGCTGGTGATGCTGGTGGACGACCTGCAGTGGGCCGACCACGAGTCGCTCAGCTGGCTGGAGTCCTTCGCGAAGAGCTGCCCGGAGCTGCCGGTGCTGCTGGCCATCGCCTGGCGCTCGAACGAACTGCCCGAACAGGCCCAGGCGTTCCGTACGCTGGTGGCCGCCAACGCGCACCGCCACCTGGAGTTCAAGGGCCTGCAGCCGGCGCCGGTCGAGAAGCTGGTGCGCGAGGTCTTCCCGGAGACCGCCGAGGACTCCTTCTGCCGCCAGGTCTGGGCGGTCACCAACGGCAACCCGTTCCTGGTCAACGCACTGCTCGCCAAGGTCCGCGAGAGCGGCATCGACCCGGTGCACGAGAACGTCCCGTTACTGCACGACCTGGCCGCCGAGGCCCAGGGCATGGACCGCGAATACTGGTTGACCAAGCTCACCGTCAACACCTTCAACTTCGCCCAGGCCGCGGCACTGCTCGGCACCCAGATCGCGATCCCGGTGGCCACCCGGATCACCGGCCTGGCCCCCTCGGCCGCGGCCGAGGCGATCGCCGAGCTGCGCCGCCACCAGGTGCTCAACGGTCCGGCCGAGGGCCCGCTGGAGTTCGTCCACCCGCTGCTGGCCACCGCGCTCTACAAGTCGATCCGGCCGGGCATGCGCACCGCCATGCACGGCAAGGCCGCCGTCGAGCTGGAGAACGCCGGCCGCCCGCTGGTGGAGTCCTCCCGGCACCTGCTGGAGACCCATGCCGAGGGCGATCCCGAGGTGGTCGCCAAGCTGCGCCGGGCGGCCGACGAGCACCTGGCCGTCGGCGCCCCGGAGGCGGCCGTGCGCTGCTTGGACCGGGCGCTCGCCGAGCCACCGGAGGACGAGGACCGGGCCGAGGTGATCTACGAACTCGGCTGCGCGACGCTGCTCACCGACCCGGTCAGCACCGTCAACCAGCTGCGGCTGGCTCTGGACACCAAGGGCCTGCGCGCCGACCTGCGGGTGGACGCCACCTTCCGGCTCTCCGAGGTGCTGGCCCACAGCGGCCGTCTGGTGGAGGCCGCCGAGGTCACCCTGGCGGAGGCCGAGCGGACCCCGCCGGGGCCCGGGCGCACCAGGCTGCAGGTGGCGCACTTCATCTGGGCCGCCTTCCAGCGCGAGGAGGACGACGGCCCCGGCCGCTCGGCCCGGCTGGCCGCGCTCTGCGCCGAACTGCCCGGTGACGACGTCTACGCCCGCGCAGCCCGGGCGCTGCTGGCCTGGGACCTGACGCTGCGGGGCGAGAGCGCCGCCGAGGCGCTGGTCCTGGTCGACTCGGTGCTGACCCCGGAGGGCAGGCTCTCCGAGGGCCTGGAGTGGACCAGCACCATGTGGGGCCTGGAGCTGCCGGGCATCATCGGCCTCACCTACGTCTACGCCGACCGCCTGGACCGCGCCGAGAAGCTCTTCGAGGAGGCGATCATGACCTTCGAGGTGGCGGGCTGGGGCGGTGGCCACCTCGGCTTCGCCCACTTCCTGATGGGCCTGGCGCAGTTCCGGCGCGGCGCGCTGGCCGAGGCGGAGGAACTGCTGCGCAAGGCGCTGCGGGTCGCCAAGGGGCTGGGCCCCGGCCTGCCGCTGCAGTGGGACGCGGTCGGGGTGCTGGCCGACACCCTGCTGGCCCGCGGCCGGACCGAGGAGGCCTGGAAGTTGGCCACCGACTACGCCTTCGCCCCGCCCTACCACCCCACCGCGATGGTGCTGCCGGACGCGGCCACCCTCTACGGCAAGCTGCTGCTGGCCCGGCAGGACCACGAGGGCGCCGCCGAGGTGTTCACCGAGGTCGGCGGTCGACTGGCCGAGCGCGGTTGGCACAACACCATCTGGGCGCCCTGGCTCGGCAACCTCGCCCTCGCCGTGCTGCCCGCGGACCCGGAGCGGGCCCGCGAGCTGGCCGACGAGGGGCTGGCCAGGGCGCAGGCCTTCGGTGCCGCCTCGGCCGTCGGCACCGCGCTGCGGATCAGCGCCGCCGTGGTCGAGGGCCAGTTGGCGGTCGAGCGGCTGCGGGAGGCGGCGCGCCAGCTCGGGCGCTCCCCGGTCGGCTACGAGCAGGCCCAGGTCCTGGTCGAGTTGGGTGCCGCGTTGCGCAAGGCGGGCCGGCTCGCCGAGGCCACCGAGCAGCTGCACCAGGGCATGGAGCTGGCCGTGGAGTGCAGCGCCGACGGCCTGATGGTCAGGGCCCGCGAGGAGCTCAAGGCCTCCGGGTTGCGGCCCATCCGGCTGCGCAGCACCGGTCAGGACGCGCTCAGCAAGGTCGAGTGGCGGGTCGCCGAGCTGACCGTCGCCGGGCTGTCGGAGGCAGTGATCGCCGACCGGCTGCACGTCGACGTCTCCCTGATCGAGCGTCGGCTGGCCGCCGTGCTGCGCAAGACCGGCAGCACCCCGGAGGGGCTGGGCGCCGCGCTCGGCCTCCCGGGTGAGCGGCCGGAAACGTCCTAG
- a CDS encoding aldose epimerase family protein: MASNPVPPVTVSRAPLDSSGAGAAIERWTLAAGPVEVQVLTLGATLHGVRVPDRTGAVAQVLLGSEHLGELLGPARHFGATVGRYANRIADSRVTLDGVEHRLAPTGGGVTLHGGPDGFADRLWQAEQVGEEGRAGVRLHLHSPDGDQGFPGALDVWVSYLLSGGGELAIEYRAVTTRPTVVNLTNHAYVNLAGEGSGDVLGHLLTVDADEYTPVDERQIPFGPYEPVAGTPFDFRTPRPIGKGIHEEHPQLTGPGGYDHNWVLRPRPQDGPPVRAALLEDPVSGRSLEVLTTEPGVQVYTANSFHGAVRGPSGVAYGPYAGVALETQHHPDSPHHPAYPSTELRPGQEFRSVTVLRFASGFPRSHTV, encoded by the coding sequence ATGGCGTCGAATCCCGTTCCCCCGGTGACGGTCTCCCGGGCACCGCTGGATTCCAGCGGTGCCGGCGCCGCGATCGAGCGTTGGACGCTGGCGGCCGGGCCGGTGGAGGTGCAGGTGCTCACCCTGGGCGCCACCCTGCACGGCGTGCGGGTCCCGGACCGCACCGGCGCGGTGGCCCAGGTGCTGCTGGGCTCCGAGCACCTGGGCGAGTTGCTCGGTCCGGCCCGCCACTTCGGCGCCACCGTGGGGCGCTACGCCAACCGGATCGCCGACAGCCGCGTCACCCTGGACGGCGTGGAGCACCGGCTGGCGCCGACCGGCGGCGGGGTCACGCTGCACGGCGGTCCGGACGGCTTCGCCGACCGGTTGTGGCAGGCCGAGCAGGTCGGCGAGGAGGGGCGCGCGGGGGTCCGGCTGCACCTGCACAGCCCCGACGGCGACCAGGGCTTCCCCGGGGCGCTGGACGTCTGGGTCAGCTACCTGCTCTCCGGCGGCGGTGAACTGGCCATCGAGTACCGGGCCGTGACCACCCGGCCCACCGTCGTCAACCTGACCAACCACGCCTACGTCAACCTGGCCGGCGAGGGCAGCGGCGACGTGCTCGGCCACCTGCTCACCGTGGACGCCGACGAGTACACCCCGGTGGACGAGCGGCAGATCCCCTTCGGCCCGTACGAGCCGGTGGCCGGCACCCCGTTCGACTTCCGTACCCCGCGCCCGATCGGCAAGGGCATCCACGAGGAGCACCCGCAGCTGACCGGCCCCGGTGGCTACGACCACAACTGGGTCCTGCGCCCGCGCCCGCAGGACGGGCCGCCGGTGCGGGCGGCGCTGCTGGAGGACCCGGTTTCTGGGCGAAGCCTGGAAGTGCTCACCACCGAACCGGGGGTCCAGGTGTACACGGCCAACAGCTTCCACGGCGCGGTCCGCGGGCCGAGCGGGGTCGCCTACGGGCCTTACGCCGGGGTCGCGCTGGAGACGCAGCACCACCCGGATTCGCCGCACCACCCGGCCTACCCGTCCACCGAGTTGCGCCCTGGCCAGGAGTTTCGTTCGGTGACCGTACTGCGGTTCGCCTCGGGTTTTCCCAGGAGTCACACAGTATGA
- a CDS encoding nitrate- and nitrite sensing domain-containing protein, protein MSLQIAAPHEENALRARGASKLRKTSRKTSKNGRSRLTLRTALLVLAIVPSIALTALWAVTTGQTLSDFQRQAAQGMLAQKAGQPTNIVYYNLQEERRLSAQQLAQPGSVTDQLARQRQSTDDAVRTFLNLSKVTDSNASTEVRGALDTTRTALGRLAQQRTAVDQGKTDQETTFSYYTDAISDDLALLTAIGHVDNGEVSYISRVLVQEFWAEETISREDAILARGWPSGKLSALDLASVQQLIGAQALLYKSEILPFLPPKEAAAAQQLTNGSAWQTKVGIEQLMVLKPAAANADGTIPLPPVQAQWRQSVDLATPQLVSLLQTRSDSVVATGKSAVRTLLLRVVLTSVIGLIAVIAVIITSWRLTRSLRRRIVDLQGQAVELERTLPELVDRLGRGEQVAPEQGSREVSADPAGGDELSRLGQALDLARHSAVTAAVGQAEQHRGFERLLQRIARRTQLLIGLQLKTLDEMERKHEDPEVLEGLFDLDHLTARLRRYEENLVILAGGQPQRRWRKPVPLLDVLRAAQGEVQDYRRILIDIEGTPWLSERAVGPVVHVLAELMENAAAFSKPPTPVEVRAAMVGRGLAVEIEDRGLGMETEQLDAANGLMRRPPRLDVLAQAEDIRLGLYVVARLADTLGLRVEFRASAFGGTRAVVLIPGELVTSGPVLEPVLVEAGALPSRVRGRTLPAEPAAVRQPLPPAAAPASAPVPAPESAPAVRPSWAASATDHERTAETVQPPLPQRVRQASLAAELRIPPTSADQGPTPGDPAEVPPPAPTRSGAAIGAFQRRSRAARLGDESTGELTPIPTSEDPS, encoded by the coding sequence GTGTCGCTACAGATCGCCGCCCCTCACGAGGAGAATGCCCTGCGCGCGCGTGGAGCCTCCAAGCTGCGAAAGACGTCGCGTAAGACGTCGAAGAACGGGCGCTCGCGCCTGACCCTGCGGACCGCCCTGCTGGTCCTGGCGATCGTGCCCAGCATCGCGCTCACCGCGCTCTGGGCCGTCACCACCGGACAGACCCTGTCCGACTTCCAGCGGCAGGCGGCGCAGGGGATGCTGGCCCAGAAGGCCGGCCAGCCCACCAACATCGTGTACTACAACCTGCAGGAGGAACGCCGGCTCAGCGCCCAGCAACTGGCCCAGCCCGGGAGCGTCACCGACCAGCTGGCCCGCCAGCGGCAGAGCACCGACGACGCGGTGCGCACCTTCCTGAACCTCTCGAAGGTCACCGACTCCAACGCCTCCACCGAGGTGCGCGGTGCCCTCGACACCACCCGCACCGCGCTGGGTCGGCTCGCCCAGCAGCGCACCGCCGTGGACCAGGGGAAGACGGACCAGGAGACCACGTTCTCCTACTACACGGACGCGATCAGCGACGACCTCGCACTGCTGACCGCGATCGGCCACGTGGACAACGGCGAGGTCAGCTACATCTCGCGGGTCCTGGTCCAGGAGTTCTGGGCCGAGGAGACGATCTCCCGCGAGGACGCGATCCTGGCCCGCGGCTGGCCCAGCGGCAAGCTCTCGGCGCTGGACCTCGCTTCGGTACAGCAGTTGATCGGCGCCCAGGCCCTCCTCTACAAGAGCGAGATCCTGCCGTTCCTGCCTCCGAAGGAGGCCGCCGCCGCGCAGCAGTTGACCAACGGCTCGGCCTGGCAGACCAAGGTCGGCATCGAGCAGCTGATGGTGCTGAAGCCCGCCGCGGCCAACGCCGACGGGACCATCCCGCTGCCACCCGTGCAGGCCCAGTGGCGCCAGTCCGTCGACCTGGCCACCCCGCAGTTGGTCTCGCTGCTGCAGACCCGCTCCGACTCGGTGGTCGCCACCGGCAAGAGCGCCGTCAGGACGCTGCTGCTGCGGGTGGTGCTGACCAGCGTCATCGGCCTGATCGCCGTGATCGCCGTGATCATCACCTCCTGGCGGCTGACCCGCTCGCTGCGCCGCCGGATCGTGGACCTGCAGGGCCAGGCCGTCGAGCTCGAACGCACCCTGCCGGAGCTGGTGGACCGGCTCGGACGCGGCGAGCAGGTGGCACCGGAGCAGGGGAGCCGGGAGGTCAGCGCCGATCCGGCCGGCGGCGACGAGCTCAGCCGGCTCGGCCAGGCGCTCGACCTGGCCCGGCACAGCGCCGTCACCGCCGCCGTCGGCCAGGCCGAGCAGCACCGCGGCTTCGAGCGGTTGCTGCAGCGCATCGCCCGCCGCACCCAGCTGCTGATCGGCCTCCAGCTCAAGACGCTGGACGAGATGGAGCGCAAGCACGAGGACCCCGAGGTGCTCGAAGGCCTCTTCGACCTCGACCACCTCACCGCCCGCCTGCGCCGTTACGAGGAGAACCTGGTCATCCTGGCCGGCGGTCAGCCCCAGCGCCGCTGGCGCAAGCCGGTCCCGCTGCTGGACGTGCTGCGCGCCGCCCAGGGCGAGGTGCAGGACTACCGGCGGATCCTGATCGACATCGAGGGCACCCCGTGGCTCTCCGAGCGCGCGGTCGGCCCGGTGGTGCACGTGCTGGCCGAGCTGATGGAGAACGCCGCGGCCTTCTCCAAGCCGCCCACACCGGTCGAGGTGCGGGCCGCGATGGTCGGCCGGGGTCTGGCGGTGGAGATCGAGGACCGCGGGCTCGGCATGGAGACCGAGCAGTTGGACGCCGCCAACGGACTGATGCGCCGCCCGCCGCGACTGGACGTGCTGGCGCAGGCCGAGGACATCCGGCTCGGCCTCTACGTGGTCGCCCGACTGGCCGACACGCTGGGTCTGCGGGTGGAGTTCCGCGCCTCGGCGTTCGGCGGCACCCGCGCGGTGGTGCTGATCCCGGGCGAGCTGGTCACCAGCGGACCGGTGCTGGAGCCGGTGCTGGTGGAGGCCGGCGCGCTGCCCTCCCGGGTCCGCGGCCGCACTCTGCCCGCCGAGCCGGCCGCGGTGCGGCAGCCCCTGCCGCCGGCCGCCGCGCCCGCGTCCGCCCCGGTGCCCGCGCCCGAGTCCGCCCCCGCGGTCCGTCCGTCCTGGGCGGCCTCCGCCACCGACCACGAACGGACGGCCGAGACCGTGCAGCCCCCGCTCCCGCAGCGGGTCCGCCAGGCCAGCCTGGCCGCCGAGCTGCGCATCCCGCCCACCTCGGCGGACCAAGGCCCGACCCCTGGTGACCCGGCTGAGGTGCCGCCCCCCGCCCCCACCCGATCCGGTGCCGCGATCGGGGCCTTCCAGCGCCGCTCGCGCGCCGCCCGCCTCGGTGACGAAAGCACCGGGGAGCTGACCCCTATCCCGACCAGTGAGGACCCGTCATGA
- a CDS encoding roadblock/LC7 domain-containing protein produces MTRTTATHQDLDWLLDGLVDSVAGTRHAVLLSDDGLVVSKSRGIDRADAERLAAVATGQQSLARGVGTLFGGGSVHQVIVELAELWLFITAAGQGTHLAVIASQSVDAEVMSLAMHTLVQQVGQKLSTPIRGVG; encoded by the coding sequence ATGACGCGCACCACCGCCACCCATCAGGATCTGGACTGGCTGCTGGACGGGTTGGTCGACTCGGTGGCCGGGACCAGACACGCCGTACTGCTCTCCGACGACGGCCTGGTGGTCAGCAAGTCGCGCGGGATCGACCGGGCGGACGCCGAGCGGCTGGCGGCGGTCGCCACCGGTCAGCAGAGCCTGGCCCGCGGGGTCGGCACCCTCTTCGGCGGTGGTTCGGTGCACCAGGTGATCGTGGAGCTGGCCGAGTTGTGGCTCTTCATCACCGCGGCCGGGCAGGGCACCCACCTGGCCGTGATCGCCTCCCAGTCGGTGGACGCCGAGGTGATGTCGCTGGCCATGCACACGCTGGTGCAGCAGGTCGGCCAGAAGCTCAGCACCCCGATCAGGGGTGTCGGGTGA
- a CDS encoding DUF742 domain-containing protein, producing the protein MVRPYTITRGRTAPERDDLTLITVLSAVSRGADQASRRLQPEHRVIMARCLRQPAAVAELAADLDLPVSVTKILLGDLIAQGLLVARAPISVARASGGVDIGLLNAVREGLRRL; encoded by the coding sequence ATGGTCCGCCCGTACACCATCACCCGTGGCCGCACCGCGCCCGAGCGCGACGACCTGACCCTGATCACCGTGCTCTCGGCGGTGTCGCGCGGCGCCGACCAGGCGAGCCGGCGGCTGCAGCCCGAGCACCGGGTGATCATGGCCCGCTGCCTGCGGCAGCCGGCGGCGGTCGCCGAGCTCGCGGCCGATCTGGACCTGCCGGTCTCGGTGACCAAGATCCTGCTCGGCGACCTGATCGCCCAGGGCCTGCTGGTCGCCCGCGCCCCGATCTCGGTGGCACGGGCCAGCGGGGGCGTGGACATCGGCCTGTTGAACGCCGTACGTGAAGGACTGCGGAGACTCTAG